In Leptolyngbya sp. O-77, the genomic window TTTCTGACGCGGGCCGCTGGATCAGACAATATTGCCGTTTTCGCGCAATATATTCCCCTGCTGGGCGCTGTTGAGGATGCGGTGCTGGAATGCTTCTATAAAGGCGGCGGCGTTCCCTATTCTGCTTACAAGCGCTTTCATGCCGTGATGGCCGAAGACAGCGGGCAGAGCGTGGTGTCGGCGCTGTTTGACCATGTGCTGCCGCTAGTGCCGGGGCTGATGGAGGATTTGGAGCGCGGCATCGACGTGCTGGATGTGGGCTGTGGCAGCGGTCGCGCTCTGATCCGCATGGCGCAGGCTTATCCCAATAGCCGCTTTACTGGATATGACTTTTCCGCAGAGGCGATCGCCATTGCGAATGCATCTGCACAGCGATCTCTCCTGTCGAACGTCCAGTTTCAGGTACAGGATGCTGCACAGATCGATGAGGGCGATCGCTACGACTTCATTACCACCTTCGACGCAGTTCACGACCAAGCCCATCCTGATCGAGTTCTCCGCAATATTCACCGTGCGCTTCGTTCGACGGGCACGTATCTGATGCAGGATATTCACGCCGCTACGGACGTGGGTGGGAATCTAGAGCATCCAGTGGGAACACTGCTGTATACCATCTCTTGTCTACACTGCATGTCCGTCTCTCTTGCCTACGGCGGCATGGGTCTAGGTGCAATGTGGGGAAAGGAAAAAGCCTTGCAAATGCTGGCAGAAGCCGGATTTGAAACAGTGGAAATCAAGCGGCTGGCGCACGACTTTCAGAACGATTACTACATCGTTCGCAAGTAAGCTAATCCTTAACCCCTTATGTGTACCCTTTGCTCACTGGCGGCACGGTTTCAGCGTGCTGATGGAGAAGCTTTGTCTCGGTTCAACGTGGCTCAGTTTTCAGCAGCATTGCAATCTTCGCAAAACGAGCGCAGTGCTGCTGAAGCCCTCCCTCAATCGGAAGCATCTCCCAACCGTGCAAACGCAGCATTCCCCATGTCAGTTTACTCATCCAAAACCATCCTTCTTTCCCGTCTGAAAACCCAATCTGGAGGCAGGTAATCATGAAGCTTTACATGCTAAATATTCAGTCTTGTCATCATCTGCTGAATGCTGCCAGAAACGCTAAGCGGAAACCAAAAGCGTATAGCTGGCTGAATGCTTTTTGGAGGGCGATCGCCCAACGCTTGACCAACAGAAATGAGCCTCGGATTCACACCATTGAAACGCCTATAGGGCAGACGATTTGGCAGATCTATGACCCAATCACGGGCCACAAAACCTGGTTCAGTACTGAAGCAGAGGTGCGAATTTGGTTGGATCAGCGCTTCCAAAATTAGCCCTTGTCCAAAATTAGCCCTTGAACGAGACGGTGTTCGCACGAAGCGCGATCGCACTGCCCTGCGCCACAGCTTGGAAAAATGTTAGGACTGGGCAAAGGATTGCAAAGAGCAAAAGATTGCAAAGAATTGACTACCATCAATTCTAGCCACTTTAAGAACAACCAAATCTCTACACGGGTTGCGTAGCTGTCTACATCAGACTGCATCATTTTAGGTCAAATCATCTCTTCAAGTCTTTAGAACTTCGGAGGCAAAATCGATGAACCGAATCAAACTCTTTCGCGCAATGCTGTTTGTCGCAACGCTCATTCTTTCACTGGGATTTCCTATCCACGGAACGGATGCGGGAACGGCGATCGCCCATCCAGAACACGCCACCCAGGAACAGCTCGCAGTCGCCACTCCGTCCCTCACGGCTCCCCTGTTTGACAACCTGGGCGATCACCATCACCCCATTTCCACCCGCAATCCCCTCGCGCAACGCTATTTCGACCAGGGACTCATTCTGTCCTACGGGTTCAACCATGCCGAGGCGCTGCGATCCTTTCAGCAGGCTGCCGAACTCGACCCCACCTGCGCCCTCTGCTACTGGGGCATGGCCTACGTGCTGGGGCCCAATATCAACGCCGCGATGGAAGATAGCGACGTGCCGACGGCGTGGGCCGCGATTCAAAGAGCCGTGCAACTGGGCAGCAATGCGAGCGATCGCGAACGCGCCTATATCCACGCCCTCGCCACTCGCTATGCGCCGCAACCCGTAGAGGACCGTACCGAACTCAATCTCGCCTATGCCAACGCCATGCGCGATGTGGCGCAGCGCTATCCCGATGACCCAGACGCGGGCACGCTGTTTGCCGAAGCGCTGATGGACACAACTCCCTGGGACTATTGGGACGAGTCGGGCAATCCCACCGACGCAGGCGCAGAAATTATCGCCACGCTGGAATCGGTGCTGAAGCGGTTCCCCAACCACGTCGGCGCATTGCACCTCTACATTCACGCAGTGGAGGCGCAGCGGCCAGAACTGGCGGCCGACGTGGCGGATCGCCTGCGGGATTTGAATATCCAAACCAGCCACCTGCTCCACATGCCTGCTCACATTTACCTGCGGGTGGGGCGCTATCACGATGCGGTGGTGGCCAATCAGCGGGCTGCTGCTGCCGACCGGGAATATGCCCAGGCGCATCACCCCGACGGCATTTTCCGAATTGCCTACATGCCCCACAATCACCATTTCCTCTGGTATGCGGCGATGATGGCTGGGCAGCGGCGGGTGGCGCTGGAGGCTGCCCGCAACACGGCGGATTTGGTCGAGCGATCGCTCTGGAAAGAACCGGGCTACGGCACGCTGCAACACTACGCTGTGATTCCGCTCTATACCTACGTCAAGTTTGGCCTGTGGGATGATATCTTGGCGGAACCCAAGCCGGAGGCAGATCTGGTCTATCCGACGGGCGTGTGGCACTTTGCACGGGGCATGGCGCTGGCGGCTAAGGGCGAGGGGCAAGCAGCCGCGCAAGAACTGAAGGCCCTAAAGGCGATCGCCGCTGATCCAGCCCTAGAAGGGGTGACCATTTGGGACATCAACTCGACAGCAGATTTGCTGAAGATCGGCGTGGAGGTGCTGTCGGGCGAACTGGCCGCCAAGCGGGGCGATGTTTACGGGGCGATCGCCCATCTAGAAGCAGGCGTGGCGCTGCAAGACCAGCTTAACTATGACGAACCCGCGCCCTGGTATTCGCCCGTGCGCCAAAACCTGGGAGCGATGCTGCTGCAAGCCGGCCGCCCTGCGGAGGCAGAGCAGGTGTTCCGCGATGACCTGGCAATTTATCCCCACAACGGCTGGTCGCTCTACGGCCTGGCGCAAAGCCTGGAGGCTCAGGGCAAAACAGACGAAGCCCGACAGACCCGCGCCCAGTTTCGCTCGGCATGGCAACACGCTGATGTGATGCTGACCGCTGCCCGGTTCTAGCTGGATTTGCGATTTTGGATGCTGGGTCAAGCCTCTGCAAGGCTCCTAGCCCTAGCACTTGCAGCGCCCCTTCAGAAAATTGACATCTGGAAACTGACATCTGGAGGAAGTGCAAGGGCGGCTTTGGGAATCGCTAACGGGTCGCCCCAATCAGGTTAGCGGACTTGATTTCTCTGGCGGGAATGCCCACCACCGTTGCACCAGGGCGCACGTCTTTCGTGACTACGGCATTGGCTCCGATGCGAGCGCGATCGCCAATTGTCACCGGCCGGATAATCTTTGCGCCCGCGCCAATATCCACCCCGTTGCCCACCTTCACCCCTGCCACCAATGTCACCTGCTGCAAAATCAGGCAGTTTGCGCCCACCTCCGCATCGGGATGGATAATCACGCCGTTGGGGTGCGTCAGCAGCAGCCCGCCGCCCAGCTTGCAGGTGAGGTGAATTTCCGAAGCAGACACCACGCTCCAAAAGCGGTAGTGCAGCACGGCGACCTTGCTGCCCAATAGCCCCAACAGCCCGCCGCGCCGCTTCCATTTTTGATAGCGACGAATCGACCGCAAAAGCTGACGACCAGGGTCCCACCAGCGTTTTAGCTGCTCTCGACTCCAGTCGGGCTGGGCAATGGTCGATTCGATATTCCTAATTTTGTCCTTGAATTCGTCCATGAATGGAACGGTTCCCCGTGACGCACTGGTAGTGGCTGTCGAGCGATCGCCCATCGGAGGCATATCTCCGCAGCATCAGTTGACGCTCTGTTATCGCGTAGAAACACTGAGACGCAAAGATACTACCACAGTTCAATCGGGGGAATCGTTTTCACTGAGACATTGCCGTCGAGTAAGCCTCAGCGACAGCGCAAGGACTCAAAGACCTGCTGCGCGGTTTCTCTTGCATCCTGCCCAATCGCCATCAAGATGATCGAGTGGTTTTGCCCGTCTAGCTCAATGGTGGCTTCATAGCGAATAGCAGGAACAGGGCGAGGCGAGTCTATCAGCAGCGCCCGGCCCGATTCGATATTGATTACAGTGGGCACCTCGCAGAGAAATCCGGGCTGGTTGCGGCTGGTGGTGGGCTGAAATTCGCCCTGGATTTCGTAGGAAATAGAGACACCAGGCAGCGACAGCAAGCTAAAGTCTGACTCACCGTTTGCGTGGTTCATGCGAGAGCGGGCGCTGAGGGGGGCACGGGCGATCAGCAGTTCAACCCGCGTGCGATCGCCCGGACGGGTTGGCGATGCCTCTGCTAATCCCATTGGAACGCTGGAAGATCGGTTAGAAGACCCATCCGGTGGCACAGAAGGGTTCACGCTCGATGACATAGTAGGCTGAACGCTGGATAGCCCGTTAGACGATTCAGTGGGCGGC contains:
- a CDS encoding class I SAM-dependent methyltransferase, producing MTTLQPIEQSRFDLARAEAFAETLVGTLNSGALALMVSIGHRTELFDTLAELPPATSQQIADTAGLNERYVREWLGAMVTGRVVDYDSSTKTYSLPAEHAAFLTRAAGSDNIAVFAQYIPLLGAVEDAVLECFYKGGGVPYSAYKRFHAVMAEDSGQSVVSALFDHVLPLVPGLMEDLERGIDVLDVGCGSGRALIRMAQAYPNSRFTGYDFSAEAIAIANASAQRSLLSNVQFQVQDAAQIDEGDRYDFITTFDAVHDQAHPDRVLRNIHRALRSTGTYLMQDIHAATDVGGNLEHPVGTLLYTISCLHCMSVSLAYGGMGLGAMWGKEKALQMLAEAGFETVEIKRLAHDFQNDYYIVRK
- a CDS encoding tetratricopeptide repeat protein, yielding MNRIKLFRAMLFVATLILSLGFPIHGTDAGTAIAHPEHATQEQLAVATPSLTAPLFDNLGDHHHPISTRNPLAQRYFDQGLILSYGFNHAEALRSFQQAAELDPTCALCYWGMAYVLGPNINAAMEDSDVPTAWAAIQRAVQLGSNASDRERAYIHALATRYAPQPVEDRTELNLAYANAMRDVAQRYPDDPDAGTLFAEALMDTTPWDYWDESGNPTDAGAEIIATLESVLKRFPNHVGALHLYIHAVEAQRPELAADVADRLRDLNIQTSHLLHMPAHIYLRVGRYHDAVVANQRAAAADREYAQAHHPDGIFRIAYMPHNHHFLWYAAMMAGQRRVALEAARNTADLVERSLWKEPGYGTLQHYAVIPLYTYVKFGLWDDILAEPKPEADLVYPTGVWHFARGMALAAKGEGQAAAQELKALKAIAADPALEGVTIWDINSTADLLKIGVEVLSGELAAKRGDVYGAIAHLEAGVALQDQLNYDEPAPWYSPVRQNLGAMLLQAGRPAEAEQVFRDDLAIYPHNGWSLYGLAQSLEAQGKTDEARQTRAQFRSAWQHADVMLTAARF
- a CDS encoding serine O-acetyltransferase, which gives rise to MPPMGDRSTATTSASRGTVPFMDEFKDKIRNIESTIAQPDWSREQLKRWWDPGRQLLRSIRRYQKWKRRGGLLGLLGSKVAVLHYRFWSVVSASEIHLTCKLGGGLLLTHPNGVIIHPDAEVGANCLILQQVTLVAGVKVGNGVDIGAGAKIIRPVTIGDRARIGANAVVTKDVRPGATVVGIPAREIKSANLIGATR